TAACTTTCAATTGGACCTGCGTGGGGAAGCTCTTAATTTTAATTCTAAGCTTTGTTTTAAGTGATACATGAGTAGATAACTTACATTCCACTTGTAATTGGTAAATTCCTTTTTCCAGGTAAACACTTACTCCATCAATAGTGGCCCTATGTTGGTCCCTTATTAATGCAAGTAAACTACTATTTTCACCGTTAAGTTTTTGTTTTGAGTGTTAAACTTTCATAGAAGGTTGATAATTGCATTTGATGTTCCTAAGTAGCTAACATTATTGGAGAAGTACCATCAAGGTACCTAACCAACAAGTTGCCAATCCCACGATTTTACTAACAAGATTCAAAGTTTGCAGAGCATATAAGAAAAATATCCCGGAACAAGAATTAGCCCCGGACACATATGAAGCTACGTATAAATAAGCAACTAATTAACAATAATACCTCTGACCCTAGTTTTCCTCATTCATGAAGGTAACcaatttcttcatcatcttcgCAGCATTATCACTGCTAGGATTGGACATATGAAACATATGATCCTCCCCCGGTGCTTCCATCACTTCCACAACTCCACTCCATCCACTCTTACTCAACACTTCCTTGTAATACCAACCCCTCTGTCTAAACATATCTATTTCAGCAACACAAATCAGGACCCTATTGACATTGAAACTCGAGAGCCTCGGGTCGGTTGCCGGGTTCATTAGCGGGTCATCGCACCCAGTGGTCGTCGGGCTCGCTGCGCGCCAAAAGTCCCTGATCAGGGACCTCTTCTTGGGCTCGGTGGTCTCCAAAGGCAATGGTTCTTCCCCCCAGAAATAAGGATGCACCATAATACCGCCTCGAAATTCGATTCCATTTAGCTTTTCCTCTCCCAATCGGATGCCCATGGTGTTAACTATGTTGGCCCCCGCGCTATCTCCAGCCATAAACACCTATGAAGTATTTAGAGAATCTTGTATTAGTGTGTACAGTCATTGCCGAGCATGTTCAAGGATACTCCAATAAACAGTCCCAACAGAAAATTATATTACGTAAATACCAAACATTGTTTCTGAAACCGCCAACTGTTTGCAATTGTTTAAGAAGACTTGAGCGACCGATCGATCACTGGAAAGAATAGCAAAACATTATTTTATCTCGTCAATAACAAAGGAAATCCTCACGGCCCAGCCAAAgccattttgaaattcgaacaATCCAGTGCCTATGATGAAACAAATAACcctcattaaaaattatattctaaGAACAATTCTTGCAATCAATTTTTGGCGtggctttaatttttctttttggcttatTCTCCTAACTTTAGAGTATGAAATTATCTTTTCTGTATTGAGAACCTCCAGTATTTTAAATTCGTATAGAACTTTATCTTAAGTCACCTTAACTTTTGGATTGTATCCTACAATCTAAGCTGACCTTTTTTCTATATTATGGAGGCAAATTGAAACGGGTTTTCTATTTTGGCTTCAACCTCTCTTAATAGTCAGAAGGCTAAGACAATGGACCTATTTCTAAAAGTGAACAAGAGTCTTTGTGGCataatttccccaaaagctattttgtgaaaatcgTTACTGCAAATTTTAAAAGGTGCTCGACAAACTTCAAACAACTGTAGCACCCTCGAAGCTGTAGCTACATATAGTAGAGATGGGCATGGTGCGCCACTCCGAGTGCAGCAAatcaacccccaaaaaaaaaaaaaaaaaaaatagccccGCAGGGAATGGGGCAGGCAATAGGCACGAAGGGGCTAATTTGCCCGTTGTGCACTTTAATgagtatatatttattttattctatttgttaaaaaaatatgatattttaaaTACAATCCTAAGAACCATCTCTTCTCCTTACAAATCGCTTTTGTAGAAGATGCAAGCTTAGAATCTAGGAAAGCAATATGGGCCAATAATTTTCCGTGTGTTTCATCTTTACAATTGTCCCATATTGACCAATTTTCAAAAGGAGCTTGATTAGTTCTTTAGAACCAACCCACGACgctattcttttttataaaatccaCCCATGAGGCCATCTTTCTTATAATActaataagaataaaaaaaaaatgtcaaataatcatctagaatttggaattatttctttttgagaaaaatttttTGATTATACGGTTGGGCCCCACATGCCCACAAGGCAAAACCGCCCCGTAGGGCACACGGCGGTGACGGGACGGGTTTGGGGACCAGGATCTCCGTCCCCGCCTCGCTTCCTTCTCATCCTTAGCATATAATAGCATTCCAGAAACAGCCTATCCCACCCTTAAGATGTGTTACTTAAAACATATGTCACCAAAAGATACTAGAGACTACACTTCATAGCACAATCATAAAGCAACACCGCAATATTACAGCCACAACTACACCAAACAAAAGACAAATCTAATATTGTGAGTTTGGACGTTGTAACTATTA
This Eucalyptus grandis isolate ANBG69807.140 chromosome 7, ASM1654582v1, whole genome shotgun sequence DNA region includes the following protein-coding sequences:
- the LOC104453212 gene encoding probable carboxylesterase 7, translated to MDTELLYDMSPYARIYKDGRVERFLGTETVPPSLDEKTGVQSKDVAISPDSAVSARLYIPKAATGSLQKLPVLVYFHGGGFIIESAQSPTYHNYLNALVAEANIIAISVDYRSAPEHPIPAAYDDSWTALKWVASHSTRNGPEDWLNSHGNLKKVFMAGDSAGANIVNTMGIRLGEEKLNGIEFRGGIMVHPYFWGEEPLPLETTEPKKRSLIRDFWRAASPTTTGCDDPLMNPATDPRLSSFNVNRVLICVAEIDMFRQRGWYYKEVLSKSGWSGVVEVMEAPGEDHMFHMSNPSSDNAAKMMKKLVTFMNEEN